The nucleotide window CCGAGAGCGGGAACCCCATGTGGGGGCACTTGTCGGCGATCGCGCAAGGCCGGCCGTCGGCGACGGCGACCAGAACGAAACGCGTTCCCGCCTGGAAACGCACTTTCTTCCGTTCGAGCAGCGCATTCCAAGAACAGACCTGATAACGCATGGGATGCCTCCGTCGTGTCCCCTGGGGCACAAAACCATCATATCATCATTCGCGCGAATTGACAACCGCCCGGCCTCGAAAAGCGTCGTCCCGTTCCGGCCGGGTCGTTTTTGAAGGGCGAACAATCGTTCAGTTATTTTTTTTTGCGTTTCCCCGTGTAAAATCGTTGACAGCCGAAAAAGGGTATGATAAAATGATTGCAGAAATGAAAAATCCATCGTGAAATGAGCCTAACCCGGAGCGATCCGGCGACGGAAAGCTATAGGGTCTCCCAGAAGACAGCCAGTTGCCATGAGAATGTGCGATCGGCTGTTTTTCATTTTCACGGATTCGAAAAGACAACCATGTTCCCGCTAAAACCGGAGCGATCCGGCGACGGAAAGCTATAGGGTCTCTTCCGAGACAGCCAGTTGCCGCACTATGCGCAACCGGCTGTTTTTTTATGGTCCGACGACGTTTGCTCGAAGGGACGGACCGATGCGTCGGACGGCCATTCCAGACATAGACAAGACATTCCCAGGAGGAACGTACATGTTCAAGAAAATCGTTATCGCCATCGCCCTGCTCTTCGTCGTCGGCGGCTCCAGCCTCGCCTACGCCTGGTGGGACAGCCTCGACAAGACCCAGAGCGAAACGCTCTCGATCGGCCAGGGCGTCACGCTGCGCGTCGCCGCCGTCGCCACCGCCCCCGCCGGCAAGGTGCTCGTCCCCGCGGACGCCGTCCTCAAGGCGGACGACGTCACCTCAATCGTGCTCACGTACAACGTCGATCTCGACCTCGCCGTCGTCGACCCGCTCGACCTGAGCGTCACCGCCTCGAACGTGCAGATCGGCGGCAGCACCGCGAACGCCTCGCTCGTCAACATCGCCATCAGCCAGTCCTCGGCCACCGTCAACGACGCCGACGTGCTCGTCACCGTGACCGTGACCCTCTCCCAGCCGGCCGACTTCGCGACCTACGTCGCCGTCATCAACAAGACGATCTCCTTCGACCTGCTGTTCGCCGCCAGCCAGAACTGATCCTCCCGTTTCTTTCCGCGTAACCGCACCAAGGCGGCATCGCGTTCCCCGTCCCTCCCGTCGTCGAAACCGACCCGCGCATCTCCCGAACCCCGTTGAAACAAAAAAAAATAAAAAAAGGAGAAACAAAATCATGAAAAAGACCCTCGTCATCGCCATCATCGCCCTCGCCCTCCTCGGCACCTCCATCGGCGCCTACGCCTGGTGGGACAACCTCCAGCAGACCCGCTCCAACGACCTCACGATCGGCTACGGCGTCCGCCTCGTCGTCGACGGCAAGGTCGAAGACGTCCGCCAGCTCGTTCCCGCCGGCTCGTTCTACGCCGCCTACCAGGAAGACTACACCACCTCCTACCAGATCGTCTACACGCTCTCGCTTGAGGAACCGCTCAAGGACGGCATGACCGCCGACCTGAACGTCGACCTGACCTCCTTCGTGCTCGGCACCTACGCCGACGGCTACAACAACGTCGCTTCGCCGATTTCGATCGACGTCAACGGCCTCGGTCTGAGCGCCACCGGCGAATGGAACGTCGAAGACGCCTTCACCTTTGGTGACAACGAAGTCACCGTCACCGTCACGATCACGCTCGCCGACAACGGCGCCGACTTCGCGTCCGACTACGCCGCGATCAAAGGCCAGACCCCGACGTTCGACCTCGGCTTCACCGTCGTCAACACGTCGTCCTCCGTCGCTCCCGCCAACCCGCTCCAGTAAGCCGCATCCCATCCCAAGCCGGGTTTCATCCGCCCGGCTTTCGTGCGGTTCTCCCGCGCGTGAGAAAGGAGCCTCCCCATGCAGCAATACGCCGAAGGATTCGTGAACGCCGTCGCCGGGCATCGGTCGAAGCGCTGGCTGGTCCTCGCCGTCCTCCTGTTCCTCAGCTCCGCGAGCGGCATCGCCTATTCCCTCTGGGACATCTCCCGGGCGGAGGTCGACCCGACCATCGACATCGGCGTCGGCACCGTCCTCACCGTCTCCGAGACGATCGACCCCGCCGACGGCACGACCCTGATCCCGTACGGCGCGTTCAAGGGCCCCGGGGACGTCGACGAATGCGTCTTCGTCTACCGCGTCTCCCTGAACAAGCCCGGGCGGCTCGTCGTCGCCGTGACCCAGATCCTCGTCGGCGGCGTCCCCGACGCCGGCATCGTCGAGACCGCCGTCTACGGCGATGCGGGCGATGATGGCACGACGCCGTTCGCGATTGTCCTCTCCGAGGATGGCGACGCCTACGTCGCCACGATCCGCCTCCGCGTCCGGCTCTCGGACAAGGCGACGGACGCGGAGTACCTCGCCATCCAGGGCCGGCCGATCCGGCTGACCCTCAGCTTCACCGCCGAATCGCTCGTCAGCTGAGCGGGAAAGGACGAACCATGAAAACCAACGACAACCCGTCGAAAAAGCCGATCGATCCCAGGATCCTCGGCTGGATCCGCTTCCTGGTCGCGGTCGCGCTCGTCCTCGGCCTCGGATACGTCCTCTTCAACCGCGTCCCCTACTTCTCGCGCATGCGCCATTACGTGATCGTCACCGGCTCGATGGAACCGGTGATCTCCGTCGGTGACGTCGTCGTCGTCGACCGAAGCGTCGATCTCGCCGACCTCGAAGTCGGCGACGTGATCGCCTTCCGCGTCGAAGTTGGCGGAAACGAGGCGGTCGTGGTCCACTACGTCGCCGCCGTCCAGGTCGACGGCGAAGGCGTCCGCACCTTCCGCACCAAGCCGGAAGTGAGCGACGAATGGGACGACTGGACGCTGTCCGAAGACGACGTCGTCGGCCGGCTCCTGTTCATCGTCCCGGTCGTCGGACGGGCGCTCCTCTTCCTCGAGTCCCCCGTCGGGAAGATCGTCGTCGTGGCCGACATCGCGATCCTGTCGCTCCTGTTCGATTCCCTCTCCAAGAAAAAACGCAAGGCCAAGGCCTGACCGATCGTCGGGCGAAAGGAGGAATATCATGGAAACGACCCTGAAACGCATCCTGATCGTCGTCATGACGTTCCTTTCGATCGCCGTCGGCGCACGGTCGAACGTCGCGTACTCCTACCACGACGACCTCGACGAGACCGTCGCCGGGACCGTCAACGTCGGGAAGTGGTCCTTCGGATCCCCCTACGAATACCTCGACTACTAC belongs to Candidatus Izemoplasmatales bacterium and includes:
- a CDS encoding signal peptidase I, whose product is MKTNDNPSKKPIDPRILGWIRFLVAVALVLGLGYVLFNRVPYFSRMRHYVIVTGSMEPVISVGDVVVVDRSVDLADLEVGDVIAFRVEVGGNEAVVVHYVAAVQVDGEGVRTFRTKPEVSDEWDDWTLSEDDVVGRLLFIVPVVGRALLFLESPVGKIVVVADIAILSLLFDSLSKKKRKAKA